The proteins below are encoded in one region of Metabacillus dongyingensis:
- the comER gene encoding late competence protein ComER: MNAGFIGTGNMGKILIEAFIESNALKPSAIHITNRTFEKAANLKKQYPRINLYLTPEEIARQSELIFICVKPLDIHPLLVKLSPYLRKDQCIISITSPINVEQLQSIVNCQVARAIPSITNRALSGVSLLTYGNCSPSMRRSIEELFQAISNPFTIEDHITRVSSDIVSCGPAFFSYLLQRFIDAAVRETEITKHQAVQLTSEMVIGLGKLLESELYTLPTLQEKVCVKGGVTGEGISVMEAEIGEVFEHLFQRTHRKYNEDLREVKEQFERYE, from the coding sequence TTGAACGCAGGCTTTATTGGAACAGGGAATATGGGGAAAATATTAATTGAAGCGTTTATTGAATCGAATGCACTTAAGCCCTCAGCCATTCATATTACGAATCGTACGTTTGAGAAAGCTGCAAACCTGAAAAAACAGTATCCAAGAATTAACTTATATTTAACACCTGAAGAAATCGCTCGGCAATCTGAGCTTATTTTTATATGCGTAAAGCCGCTTGACATTCACCCCCTTTTAGTTAAATTATCACCCTACTTACGAAAAGATCAGTGCATTATCTCGATAACCAGTCCCATTAATGTTGAGCAGCTTCAGTCTATTGTTAATTGTCAGGTCGCCCGTGCCATACCAAGCATTACAAACCGGGCTCTATCAGGTGTTTCTTTACTTACTTATGGAAACTGCAGTCCATCTATGCGGAGGTCAATCGAAGAATTATTTCAGGCCATTTCAAACCCTTTTACAATTGAAGATCACATAACAAGAGTTTCATCCGATATTGTCAGCTGCGGTCCGGCCTTTTTCAGCTATCTTCTCCAAAGATTTATTGATGCGGCAGTCAGAGAAACGGAAATTACAAAACATCAGGCTGTCCAATTAACGAGTGAAATGGTAATAGGGCTTGGAAAGCTTTTAGAGAGCGAACTGTATACACTTCCAACATTACAGGAGAAGGTATGTGTAAAAGGAGGAGTAACAGGCGAAGGCATCAGTGTAATGGAAGCAGAGATTGGTGAGGTGTTTGAACACTTATTTCAGAGAACCCACAGGAAATACAATGAAGACTTAAGAGAGGTAAAAGAACAATTCGAAAGGTATGAGTGA
- a CDS encoding YqzM family protein — MNEFEKNVQSKRNDAVDSGVGFVVSFGFFATIFVLATVIKLIGS, encoded by the coding sequence GTGAATGAATTTGAAAAGAATGTTCAAAGCAAACGCAACGATGCAGTAGACTCAGGAGTAGGATTTGTCGTTTCTTTTGGCTTTTTTGCCACTATTTTCGTATTAGCGACAGTTATTAAGTTAATCGGTTCATGA
- the gpr gene encoding GPR endopeptidase, which translates to MKEPLDLSMYSVRTDLAIEARDMASESKTSEPEKKSPEIEGVIVKERDDNGVKITSLQITEKGAELTGKKPGNYLTLEVQGIRQKDTALQNQVVDIFAKEFSSFMDGLKIPKDASCLVVGLGNWNVTPDSLGPRVVENLLVTRHLFQLQPENVQEGFRPVSAISPGVMGITGIETSDIITGIIEKSKPDFVIAIDALAARSIERVNTTIQISDTGIHPGSGVGNKRKELSMDTLGIPVIALGIPTVVDAVSITSDTIDFILKHFGREMKEGDRPSKSLTPAGMSFGEKRVLSDEDLPSDEHRQQFLGIIGTLEDEEKRRLIHEVLSPLGHNLMVTPKEVDTFIEDMATVVANGLNEALHQQVDSSNARSYTH; encoded by the coding sequence GTGAAAGAACCTTTAGATTTGAGTATGTATTCAGTCAGAACAGATTTGGCCATTGAAGCACGTGATATGGCATCTGAATCTAAAACATCTGAGCCCGAAAAGAAATCACCCGAGATTGAAGGCGTTATTGTCAAAGAGCGGGACGATAATGGAGTTAAAATAACATCTCTTCAAATTACAGAAAAGGGTGCAGAGCTTACGGGAAAGAAGCCGGGAAATTACTTGACACTTGAAGTGCAGGGGATTCGCCAAAAAGATACAGCATTGCAAAATCAGGTTGTCGACATATTTGCAAAAGAATTCAGCAGTTTTATGGATGGTCTGAAGATTCCAAAGGATGCAAGCTGTTTAGTTGTGGGACTCGGCAACTGGAATGTAACACCAGATTCGCTTGGTCCCCGTGTTGTCGAAAACCTTCTTGTTACACGTCATTTATTTCAGCTTCAGCCTGAAAATGTGCAGGAAGGCTTCAGGCCGGTAAGCGCTATTTCACCTGGAGTAATGGGAATTACCGGGATTGAAACAAGTGATATTATTACCGGCATTATTGAAAAAAGCAAACCGGATTTTGTCATTGCCATTGATGCGCTGGCTGCAAGATCGATAGAGCGTGTAAATACAACTATTCAAATTTCAGACACCGGCATTCATCCCGGATCTGGCGTTGGAAACAAACGGAAAGAGTTGAGCATGGACACTTTGGGCATACCTGTTATTGCGCTTGGTATTCCGACGGTTGTAGATGCGGTATCAATCACAAGTGATACGATTGACTTTATCTTAAAGCACTTCGGAAGAGAGATGAAGGAAGGAGACCGCCCTTCTAAGTCGCTCACTCCCGCCGGGATGTCATTTGGAGAAAAGAGGGTGCTTTCTGATGAAGATCTTCCTTCTGATGAACATAGACAGCAGTTCCTTGGGATTATTGGAACTCTTGAAGATGAAGAAAAAAGAAGACTGATTCATGAAGTTCTATCTCCGCTTGGACATAATTTAATGGTGACTCCAAAAGAAGTGGATACATTTATTGAAGACATGGCAACTGTAGTTGCAAATGGACTGAATGAGGCACTTCATCAGCAGGTGGACAGCAGCAACGCGAGGTCATATACCCATTAA
- the rsfS gene encoding ribosome silencing factor, translated as MTGKETLEIVAKAADDKRGEDIVALKMEGISLIADYFLICHGNSDKQVQAIAREMKDQAGKNGIEVKRLEGFDEARWVLIDMGDVVAHVFHKDERNYYKLEKLWGDAPSENLESVLSQ; from the coding sequence TTGACTGGTAAAGAAACGTTGGAAATTGTAGCAAAAGCAGCAGATGACAAAAGAGGAGAAGATATCGTAGCTCTGAAAATGGAAGGAATCTCATTAATTGCTGATTACTTCTTAATTTGTCACGGAAATTCAGACAAACAAGTGCAGGCAATTGCACGAGAGATGAAGGATCAGGCGGGAAAAAACGGCATTGAAGTGAAACGTCTGGAAGGGTTTGATGAAGCACGATGGGTGCTGATTGACATGGGTGATGTAGTTGCACACGTCTTCCATAAAGACGAGCGCAACTATTACAAGCTTGAAAAGCTTTGGGGAGATGCACCTTCTGAAAATCTGGAGAGTGTCCTTTCACAATGA
- a CDS encoding helix-hairpin-helix domain-containing protein: protein MEILKKYKYLLGLIGIAAALFLYQTQQNSIPAVQSSQMDEDEAALLTGEQVLEDEPDSDAANEEQTVIVDVKGEVQKPGVYEMKNGERFHHVIEKAGGLTKAADAVQINLAAMLEDGMVVYIPKRGETAEDNVLLPAAAGVDAGEQKVNLNKATAEELQTLTGIGPAKAEAILSYREEAGGFKTIEDLKNVTGIGEKSFEKLKDSITVK from the coding sequence ATGGAAATTCTAAAAAAATATAAATACTTGCTTGGTTTAATAGGAATTGCTGCAGCGCTGTTTCTGTATCAAACGCAGCAAAACTCAATTCCTGCCGTACAAAGCTCTCAAATGGACGAAGATGAAGCTGCTTTATTAACCGGAGAACAGGTTTTAGAAGACGAGCCTGATTCAGATGCTGCCAATGAAGAGCAGACAGTCATTGTTGATGTAAAAGGGGAAGTTCAAAAGCCTGGTGTATATGAAATGAAGAATGGAGAAAGGTTTCATCATGTTATTGAAAAAGCTGGCGGCTTAACGAAAGCTGCGGATGCCGTCCAAATCAATCTTGCAGCGATGCTTGAAGACGGAATGGTTGTCTATATCCCAAAACGCGGAGAGACAGCAGAAGATAACGTTCTGCTGCCTGCAGCAGCTGGAGTTGACGCGGGAGAACAGAAGGTCAATCTAAATAAAGCAACAGCAGAAGAGCTCCAAACGCTTACAGGAATTGGCCCGGCAAAGGCGGAAGCCATTCTTTCTTACCGGGAAGAAGCGGGGGGATTTAAAACGATTGAGGATCTCAAGAACGTTACAGGAATAGGAGAAAAATCATTCGAAAAATTAAAAGACAGTATTACTGTAAAATGA
- a CDS encoding DUF2975 domain-containing protein, with protein MKRVSTLFLKIAVILIGVPILALCIFVVPEIAKFAEELFPNISYMKYLVLIYLYVTAIPFYFALFQAFKLLSYIDKNKAFSELSVGALKNIKYCAITISILYVAGMPLFYLMAEIDDAPGIILIGLVVIFASMVIAVFAAVLQSLLKNAIDIKSENDLTV; from the coding sequence ATGAAACGAGTGTCAACACTCTTTTTAAAGATAGCTGTTATTCTTATTGGAGTTCCGATTCTTGCTTTGTGCATCTTTGTGGTGCCTGAGATAGCGAAGTTTGCAGAAGAATTGTTTCCAAATATTTCTTATATGAAATATCTCGTTTTAATCTATTTGTATGTAACGGCGATACCTTTTTACTTTGCTCTATTTCAAGCTTTTAAACTTTTAAGCTATATTGACAAGAACAAAGCTTTCTCGGAATTATCTGTAGGAGCTTTAAAAAATATAAAATACTGTGCAATCACAATCAGTATCTTGTATGTGGCAGGCATGCCGCTCTTTTATCTCATGGCGGAGATAGACGACGCCCCAGGTATCATATTAATCGGATTGGTCGTTATTTTTGCTTCAATGGTGATTGCAGTCTTTGCTGCTGTTCTTCAAAGCCTATTAAAAAATGCTATAGATATAAAATCAGAAAATGATTTAACGGTCTGA
- a CDS encoding class I SAM-dependent DNA methyltransferase, whose amino-acid sequence MIYKGFAEIYDELMKEAPYTRWTEFLHERMSKFGNGGTNVLDLGCGTGEISIRLKQKGYHVTGMDISEEMLSIAFQKTAELGLSIPYFQHDMRFPGELGQLFDGIFICCDSLNYLQSEEDVHAALHAVFDQLAPDGILVFDVHSLYKIHEIFNEATFADNNDEVSYIWNSFIGDAPDSIEHDLSFFVRRGSMYERFDEYHTQRTYSVKQYEEMLVQAGFTLLEVSADFKNQPPEQQSERIFFVAAKK is encoded by the coding sequence ATGATTTATAAAGGGTTTGCCGAGATTTATGATGAACTGATGAAAGAGGCTCCTTATACGCGTTGGACAGAATTTCTTCATGAAAGGATGTCCAAGTTCGGAAATGGCGGCACCAATGTGCTTGATTTAGGCTGCGGAACTGGAGAAATTTCCATCAGGCTGAAACAAAAAGGTTACCATGTTACAGGTATGGATATCAGTGAAGAAATGCTTTCGATTGCCTTTCAGAAAACGGCTGAATTGGGATTAAGCATTCCTTATTTTCAGCATGATATGAGATTCCCGGGTGAACTTGGACAATTATTTGACGGCATCTTCATATGCTGTGATTCACTTAATTACCTTCAGTCGGAAGAAGATGTTCATGCTGCATTGCATGCTGTATTTGATCAGCTTGCTCCAGACGGGATTCTTGTTTTTGATGTGCATTCATTATACAAAATACATGAAATATTTAATGAAGCAACATTTGCTGATAATAACGATGAAGTCAGCTATATATGGAACAGCTTTATTGGAGATGCGCCGGACAGCATTGAACATGATTTGTCCTTTTTTGTAAGAAGGGGCTCAATGTATGAACGATTCGATGAATATCATACTCAAAGAACTTATTCTGTTAAGCAATATGAAGAAATGCTTGTTCAAGCTGGATTTACTTTGCTTGAGGTCAGTGCAGATTTTAAAAATCAGCCTCCTGAACAACAATCTGAGAGAATCTTTTTTGTTGCTGCAAAGAAATAA
- a CDS encoding DNA internalization-related competence protein ComEC/Rec2, producing MTKISYQGKLIYFAAAAGLAVAAAKFPFHPISLFIILLFYAHLLLRKKMTLLIGCMAIFTLFILHFSAVEKGNVSGFAEGRITVQGKFAEFPEIDGNQLKGVINVNKERIIAVYYFRSEEEKNRFKLLEISTSCTFKGELKPPKHATNPNAFDYSDYLKYNRIHWVLTADSIHLCRNPEKTLLEKLKEYRQDGIQFISDVFPEESKGIVQALLYGERSQISEDINKAYQELGIVHLLAISGLHVGILVSGLYYILIRTGMTHEKTKLLLILSLPVYCIIAGGAPSVLRAAGMSMLYLASKQMRLQLSTIDVISVTFLVLLAADPYYLFNVGFQLSFSVSIALILSAKTLSKITIRFYQLLAVSSVALFASLPIILYSFYQISLLSLPMNILFVPFYSVVILPLSLASVFGMHIFSPLGSFLIAVTDFLLKISNNIVLFINSLPSFMLLFGKPSFPFLFLFIVFLCLAFIVYEKSNRLKEMRLFVLFIVLLLFYQHESEYFVRTGEIVMLDVGQGDSIYLSAPHNQGTYLIDTGGILSFNQEKWKEKSNPYSISEDTLIPFLKSKGKRTLDKLILTHGDADHAGEVTKLLDEIRVIELIVPLGFLRGEFEQKIIDKAKSTGTEVSVLKSGDAVSDSFFKLNILSPINLSESENNDSLVIFAKIGGLKWLFTGDLEHEGEKRILEKYKGLKTDVLKIGHHGSKGSTSDLFLKQLQPRIALISAGENNRYNHPHNEVIGLLQKYGMEILQTKDHGSITFKFNGDSGTFSVQPPYDSVSDK from the coding sequence ATGACTAAAATAAGCTATCAAGGAAAGCTCATCTATTTTGCGGCAGCAGCCGGTTTAGCCGTTGCTGCTGCAAAATTTCCATTCCACCCGATTTCCCTCTTCATTATTCTTCTCTTTTATGCACATCTTCTTTTACGCAAAAAAATGACTTTGCTGATTGGCTGTATGGCCATTTTCACTCTCTTCATTCTTCATTTTTCCGCAGTAGAAAAAGGCAATGTTTCAGGATTCGCTGAGGGCAGAATTACCGTTCAAGGCAAATTCGCTGAATTTCCGGAAATAGACGGGAATCAATTGAAAGGGGTTATAAATGTAAACAAAGAAAGGATAATTGCCGTATACTATTTCAGATCAGAGGAAGAGAAAAACAGGTTCAAGCTATTGGAAATCAGTACATCCTGTACATTTAAGGGGGAATTAAAGCCCCCTAAACATGCAACGAACCCGAATGCTTTTGATTATTCAGATTATCTAAAATACAATCGAATCCATTGGGTGCTGACTGCCGATTCTATTCATCTATGCAGGAATCCAGAAAAAACATTATTAGAAAAATTGAAAGAATACAGACAAGATGGTATTCAATTTATTTCTGATGTTTTTCCGGAGGAATCCAAAGGGATTGTACAAGCTCTTTTGTACGGGGAACGTTCTCAAATTTCCGAGGATATAAACAAGGCATATCAGGAGCTGGGCATCGTCCATTTGCTTGCAATCTCCGGTCTCCATGTCGGAATTTTAGTTTCCGGGCTCTACTATATCTTGATCAGAACAGGAATGACGCATGAAAAAACGAAACTTCTTTTAATCCTGTCGCTGCCGGTTTACTGCATAATCGCTGGAGGAGCGCCCTCTGTTCTCAGGGCTGCAGGGATGAGCATGCTTTATCTTGCATCAAAACAAATGAGGCTGCAGCTTTCCACGATTGATGTTATTTCTGTTACGTTTCTTGTTCTGCTAGCTGCTGATCCATATTATTTATTTAATGTTGGATTTCAATTGTCCTTTTCTGTAAGTATTGCTCTTATCCTGTCAGCAAAGACTTTATCAAAAATCACAATCCGCTTTTATCAGCTGCTGGCAGTTTCTTCAGTAGCCCTGTTCGCATCCCTTCCAATTATTTTGTACAGTTTTTATCAAATTTCCCTTTTAAGCCTGCCAATGAATATTCTATTTGTGCCGTTTTACTCTGTCGTCATTCTCCCTTTATCACTGGCCTCAGTGTTTGGGATGCATATTTTTTCTCCATTAGGCTCATTCCTCATCGCCGTAACGGATTTTTTGCTGAAAATAAGCAATAACATAGTTCTGTTTATCAACAGCTTGCCTTCCTTCATGCTTCTGTTTGGCAAGCCATCTTTTCCGTTTCTTTTTCTTTTCATCGTTTTCCTATGCCTGGCTTTTATCGTTTACGAGAAGTCAAATCGATTGAAAGAAATGCGGCTATTCGTTTTATTCATTGTTCTTCTCCTTTTTTATCAGCACGAATCGGAGTATTTCGTAAGGACAGGCGAGATCGTGATGCTTGATGTCGGTCAGGGTGATTCCATTTATCTCTCAGCACCGCATAATCAGGGGACATACTTAATTGATACGGGCGGAATCCTCTCATTTAATCAGGAAAAATGGAAAGAAAAAAGCAATCCATATTCGATTTCTGAAGATACCCTTATTCCTTTCCTGAAATCAAAAGGCAAAAGAACACTTGATAAATTGATTTTGACTCATGGAGATGCAGATCATGCGGGAGAGGTTACCAAACTTCTTGATGAAATTCGTGTCATAGAGTTGATTGTGCCATTAGGTTTTTTAAGAGGAGAATTTGAGCAGAAAATCATTGATAAAGCGAAAAGTACAGGAACGGAGGTATCCGTATTGAAAAGCGGGGACGCTGTATCTGACTCATTTTTCAAATTGAACATCTTATCTCCAATCAATTTGTCAGAGAGTGAAAATAACGATTCACTCGTTATATTTGCTAAGATTGGGGGCTTAAAGTGGCTGTTTACGGGTGATCTTGAGCACGAAGGAGAAAAGCGTATTTTAGAAAAATATAAAGGATTAAAAACCGATGTATTAAAGATTGGACATCATGGAAGCAAGGGGTCTACTTCAGATTTGTTTTTAAAGCAGCTTCAGCCTAGGATTGCTTTGATTTCAGCAGGGGAGAACAACCGGTATAATCATCCTCATAATGAAGTGATCGGGCTGCTTCAGAAATACGGGATGGAAATTCTTCAAACGAAGGATCATGGTTCGATTACTTTTAAATTTAATGGAGATAGTGGAACGTTTTCCGTTCAGCCTCCATACGATAGCGTATCAGATAAATGA
- a CDS encoding YqxA family protein: MMKFMLKCFVLSSILLLGVLFGMQQANQGLVKMKGYEDPNLSSAFEVKNDSSGELEASVLGVSHNLEEKQEKLEEMEAFNFFSQLGKKFAALANAVITGFITFLAGLVESLFQ; encoded by the coding sequence ATGATGAAATTCATGCTAAAGTGCTTTGTCCTAAGCTCAATATTGCTGCTTGGTGTTCTGTTTGGAATGCAGCAGGCCAATCAAGGTCTTGTAAAAATGAAGGGGTATGAAGACCCGAATTTGAGCAGCGCTTTTGAAGTGAAAAATGATTCATCAGGAGAATTGGAAGCTTCCGTATTAGGCGTCAGCCATAATCTCGAAGAAAAACAGGAAAAACTTGAAGAAATGGAAGCATTCAATTTCTTTTCCCAGCTGGGCAAAAAATTTGCTGCTCTTGCAAATGCAGTCATAACTGGCTTTATCACATTTTTAGCGGGTTTGGTTGAAAGCCTGTTTCAATAA
- the holA gene encoding DNA polymerase III subunit delta has product MISNVWKDIKNKQLKPAYLLLGKESYLIQETVQLIIEAALDPSEIDFNLAQYDLSEVPLESAIEDAETLPFLGEKRVVILKNPQFLTSEKKKEKIEHRIDKLEEYLKSPAPYTILVIVAPFEKLDERKKITKAVKKMTEAVEMNGFSEHETKKWMNELADANAIALENSARDQLYMLTAGNLMAISQEMKKLSTYTGEGGIIREDIVSALVSRTLEQNIFELIEKVIRKDRTRAMQIFYDLLKANEEPIKILSLLINQFRLILQVKELSVLGYGQQQIAGNLKVHPFRVKLAMQQAQLFQTSELTSIMKQLGEADYEMKTGKMDKRLAVELFLLRLFK; this is encoded by the coding sequence ATGATATCAAATGTCTGGAAAGATATAAAAAATAAACAGCTGAAGCCGGCATACCTGCTTCTTGGAAAGGAATCTTACCTTATTCAGGAAACCGTTCAGCTTATTATTGAAGCTGCACTGGATCCTTCAGAGATTGATTTTAATCTTGCGCAGTATGACCTGTCAGAGGTCCCATTGGAGTCCGCCATTGAGGATGCAGAAACACTTCCTTTTCTAGGTGAAAAAAGAGTGGTTATTCTTAAGAATCCTCAATTTTTAACGAGTGAAAAGAAGAAAGAAAAAATAGAACACCGCATTGATAAATTAGAGGAATATTTAAAAAGTCCTGCTCCATATACCATTTTGGTTATTGTGGCCCCATTTGAAAAGCTTGATGAACGAAAAAAAATTACAAAAGCTGTCAAAAAAATGACAGAAGCTGTAGAGATGAATGGATTTTCTGAGCATGAAACAAAGAAATGGATGAATGAACTGGCAGATGCAAATGCCATTGCACTTGAAAATTCAGCAAGAGATCAGCTTTATATGCTGACAGCCGGAAACTTAATGGCCATCTCACAAGAAATGAAAAAGTTGAGTACATATACGGGTGAAGGCGGAATAATAAGGGAGGACATTGTTTCTGCACTTGTTTCAAGAACACTTGAGCAGAATATTTTTGAATTGATTGAGAAGGTTATCCGCAAAGACAGAACTCGTGCCATGCAGATTTTTTATGATTTGCTGAAAGCAAACGAGGAACCGATAAAAATATTATCTTTGCTGATTAATCAATTCAGACTGATTCTTCAAGTGAAAGAACTGTCTGTTCTGGGATATGGACAGCAGCAAATTGCGGGAAACCTCAAGGTGCACCCATTCCGTGTGAAACTAGCCATGCAGCAGGCGCAGCTTTTTCAAACCTCAGAACTGACATCGATCATGAAACAGCTTGGTGAGGCAGACTATGAAATGAAAACCGGAAAAATGGACAAAAGACTTGCTGTTGAATTATTTTTACTCCGCTTATTCAAATAA
- a CDS encoding helix-turn-helix domain-containing protein: MAIIINIDVMLAKRKMSVTELSERVGITMANLSILKNGKAKAIRLSTLEAVCKALECQPGDLLEYKSDEDIKGK, encoded by the coding sequence ATGGCAATTATAATCAATATTGATGTGATGCTGGCTAAAAGGAAAATGAGCGTTACAGAACTATCGGAGAGGGTTGGAATAACGATGGCGAATCTTTCTATATTGAAAAATGGAAAGGCAAAAGCGATTCGGTTATCAACTTTAGAGGCAGTTTGTAAGGCTTTAGAATGTCAGCCAGGAGATCTTTTAGAATACAAAAGTGACGAAGATATTAAAGGGAAATAA
- the rpsT gene encoding 30S ribosomal protein S20, translating into MPNIKSAIKRTKTNAERNAHNVTIKSAMRTAIKRVEALVVNNDADNAKAALAVASKRIDKAAQSGLIHKNAAARYKSRLTKSVNGLSA; encoded by the coding sequence ATGCCAAACATCAAATCTGCAATCAAACGCACAAAAACTAACGCTGAGCGCAATGCACACAATGTTACAATCAAATCTGCAATGCGTACTGCTATTAAAAGAGTAGAAGCTCTAGTTGTTAACAATGATGCTGACAATGCAAAAGCTGCACTAGCTGTAGCTTCTAAAAGAATTGACAAAGCTGCTCAAAGTGGTCTAATCCACAAAAACGCTGCTGCTCGTTACAAATCTCGTTTAACGAAATCTGTAAACGGTCTTTCAGCATAA
- the spoIIP gene encoding stage II sporulation protein P: MKHSRNNRGIIVTLNGTSLKKGFALSFIGFMLVFLLSGALTSLKPEYRITSKSINELTNNITGDSFIHLLGFENRYFVQDLPKEAKPPSFSSLFFKAATSINPEDPRSLLGRELPGFTLFDSEIVVAGEGTDYTTMPIESPPPTEVLLEEREASIADLKGADDQPDQSKTPPIATTGERKVVYIYHTHTTESYLPMLKDVKNANSAYHSEANVTLVGDRLGKSLEDQGIGTNVDKTNFMKKLNEKGWSFTKAYSMSRPTVETAMAGNKELEYVIDIHRDSQRYKVTTADINGKKYAKVAFVIGGKNPLHDKNKQLASELHNRIEAKYPGLSRGVFLKDSPGSNSLYNQDLTQNAMLIEFGGIDNNLDELNRTADAVADIFSEYYWQAEKANADSAAEKK; encoded by the coding sequence ATGAAGCATTCTCGGAATAATCGCGGAATAATAGTGACTCTGAATGGGACAAGCTTGAAAAAAGGATTTGCACTCAGCTTTATCGGGTTTATGCTCGTATTTTTGCTTTCAGGCGCGCTTACTTCCCTAAAACCTGAATATAGGATCACATCTAAATCAATTAATGAATTAACAAATAATATTACAGGTGATTCTTTTATTCATCTGCTTGGTTTTGAAAATCGCTATTTTGTTCAGGATTTGCCTAAAGAGGCTAAACCTCCAAGTTTTTCTTCGTTATTTTTTAAAGCGGCTACAAGCATTAATCCAGAGGATCCGCGGAGTCTCCTTGGAAGGGAACTCCCCGGATTCACCCTGTTTGACAGCGAAATCGTAGTTGCAGGAGAAGGTACGGATTATACAACGATGCCTATTGAATCACCGCCGCCGACAGAGGTGCTGTTAGAGGAGCGGGAAGCATCAATCGCTGACTTAAAAGGGGCAGACGATCAGCCCGATCAGTCCAAAACACCGCCAATAGCGACAACAGGCGAACGCAAAGTTGTTTATATTTACCATACACATACAACAGAATCCTATTTGCCTATGTTAAAAGATGTGAAAAATGCAAACAGTGCTTATCATTCTGAAGCAAATGTAACTCTCGTTGGAGACAGGCTCGGAAAATCGCTTGAAGATCAGGGAATAGGAACAAACGTTGATAAAACCAATTTCATGAAGAAGCTGAATGAAAAAGGCTGGTCTTTTACAAAAGCCTACTCTATGTCCAGGCCGACGGTCGAAACGGCGATGGCAGGGAATAAAGAGCTGGAGTATGTAATCGATATCCACCGTGATTCTCAGCGGTATAAAGTTACAACAGCTGATATTAACGGGAAAAAATATGCCAAGGTGGCATTTGTCATCGGAGGAAAGAATCCGCTGCATGACAAAAACAAACAGCTGGCATCAGAGCTTCATAATAGAATAGAAGCGAAATACCCAGGACTCAGCAGAGGAGTTTTTCTTAAGGATTCACCAGGATCAAACAGCCTGTATAATCAGGACCTGACTCAAAACGCCATGTTAATTGAATTCGGCGGAATTGATAATAACCTTGATGAATTGAATCGAACAGCAGACGCAGTAGCGGATATTTTCAGCGAATATTACTGGCAGGCTGAAAAAGCGAATGCAGATTCAGCTGCTGAAAAAAAATAA
- a CDS encoding ComE operon protein 2, with translation MNRISWNQYFMAQSHLLALRSTCTRLAVGATIVRDKRIIAGGYNGSIAGGVHCIDEGCYVIDNHCVRTIHAEMNALLQCAKFGVPTEGAEIYVTHFPCLQCCKALIQSGIKKVYFAESYKNHPYAAELFEHAGVHVEQVEANSDPLASEQRKFIDELLGKLNDDADRNTLLEKAKKLFKSNV, from the coding sequence ATGAACAGAATTTCCTGGAATCAGTATTTTATGGCGCAAAGTCATCTGCTTGCCCTAAGAAGCACATGTACACGCCTTGCAGTAGGAGCAACAATCGTCAGGGACAAGCGCATTATTGCCGGAGGATATAACGGTTCGATTGCAGGAGGTGTCCATTGCATTGATGAGGGATGCTATGTCATCGATAATCACTGTGTGAGAACCATTCATGCAGAAATGAATGCTTTACTGCAATGTGCTAAATTTGGCGTGCCGACCGAAGGAGCAGAAATATATGTGACACATTTTCCTTGTCTGCAATGCTGCAAAGCCCTTATTCAAAGCGGCATCAAAAAGGTCTATTTTGCTGAAAGCTACAAAAATCACCCGTATGCAGCCGAGCTGTTTGAACATGCAGGTGTTCATGTAGAGCAGGTTGAGGCGAATTCGGACCCTTTAGCTTCTGAACAGAGAAAATTTATTGATGAATTGCTTGGAAAATTAAATGATGACGCTGACCGGAATACGCTTTTAGAAAAAGCAAAAAAGCTGTTCAAAAGCAACGTATAA